One Alkalicoccus halolimnae DNA segment encodes these proteins:
- a CDS encoding MFS transporter has product MIARIKAGSLSVRSQVRIMGIITALSLLGDGLMYVILPLYWEEMGLTAYWQIGVLLSVNRFIRIPLNPIIAKLYHHISFRMGFAAALSLAVLTTLGYGWLQGFVLLFAARCLWGAAWTFFRLGAYFAIPQWSNNEDRGYLFGLHKGITRVGALIGMAAGALMIEPFGITFVLTLFAVLTFAVFPFVLLMNGRLTVSESSSSSPAEVQKVPVENKAGLAAIFVTAVLLTITFDGVLKSTLPLLVENVLDGSFDVLSLSLGAAAVSSFLQLFRGLLEPILSPLAGRIIDQTRRRSFLLGSFLITASLSSLFSGLADQLITFLLIVVVLQLSAVFLEVFILTKAADQPDSSSRVKVMTNLSILQDIGAAAGPFLAYLLFAVLNTAQLYALVAAMLIVPGIFWVTRKNSR; this is encoded by the coding sequence ATGATCGCCCGTATAAAAGCGGGAAGTCTTTCCGTTCGCAGTCAAGTTCGCATCATGGGAATCATCACAGCCCTCTCTCTACTGGGAGACGGACTGATGTATGTCATCCTGCCTTTATACTGGGAGGAGATGGGATTAACCGCGTACTGGCAGATCGGCGTGCTTCTCTCCGTCAATCGTTTTATCCGCATCCCGCTTAACCCGATTATCGCAAAGCTGTATCACCATATATCCTTTCGAATGGGGTTTGCTGCTGCCCTTTCACTTGCCGTACTGACAACGCTCGGATATGGCTGGCTGCAGGGCTTTGTTCTACTTTTTGCTGCCCGGTGTCTATGGGGAGCCGCCTGGACTTTCTTCAGACTGGGCGCTTATTTTGCGATCCCGCAGTGGTCCAACAATGAGGACAGGGGCTACCTTTTCGGCCTGCATAAAGGAATAACGAGAGTCGGCGCCCTCATTGGAATGGCAGCTGGAGCTTTGATGATCGAACCGTTCGGCATCACTTTTGTGCTTACCCTGTTTGCGGTATTAACGTTTGCAGTCTTTCCCTTTGTACTGCTGATGAACGGCCGCTTAACCGTATCTGAGAGCAGTTCCAGCAGTCCAGCAGAAGTACAAAAGGTCCCCGTTGAAAATAAGGCGGGACTTGCAGCTATTTTCGTTACCGCTGTCCTGCTTACAATTACCTTTGACGGCGTATTAAAATCGACCCTGCCTCTGCTCGTGGAAAATGTGCTGGACGGAAGTTTCGATGTCCTGTCCCTTTCCCTCGGCGCGGCAGCGGTCTCAAGCTTTCTTCAGTTATTCCGGGGACTTCTCGAGCCGATTTTATCCCCGCTGGCTGGAAGAATCATTGATCAGACACGGCGCAGATCCTTTCTTTTAGGCTCGTTTCTGATTACAGCTTCTCTTTCCAGTTTATTTTCCGGACTTGCCGATCAACTGATTACCTTTCTTTTAATCGTCGTCGTTCTCCAGCTCAGTGCTGTTTTTCTGGAAGTTTTTATTTTGACGAAAGCCGCTGACCAGCCTGATTCTTCATCGAGGGTGAAGGTGATGACGAACTTGTCCATACTGCAGGACATCGGTGCTGCTGCCGGCCCGTTCCTCGCCTACCTGCTCTTCGCCGTGCTGAACACAGCACAATTATATGCCCTCGTTGCGGCTATGCTGATAGTACCCGGCATCTTCTGGGTCACTCGAAAAAACAGCCGGTAA
- a CDS encoding alpha/beta fold hydrolase encodes MNNYSLNKSFRSNYGEVKYGISGEGPPLILVHGTPWSSFNWRHIIPGLSQWFTVYYYDLPGYGLSEKGENVSLGIQNQVLHELLTHWKMENPVMIGHDFGGTTVLRTHLLNNWPFKKMILIDPVAVGPWGSPFFSHVNEYEKAFRGIPSYIHDSIVSAYVQSAMFKEMNAETLSGIKAPWSGKEGQAAFYRQIAQADQTFTDEIEESYPHIQVPALLIWGEEDTWIPIEKGRQLHQAIPDSLFISVPEAGHLVQEDQPATLLAHLLRFASS; translated from the coding sequence ATGAACAATTATTCTCTTAATAAATCGTTTCGTTCGAATTACGGCGAAGTGAAGTATGGAATTTCCGGGGAGGGCCCTCCTTTAATATTAGTGCACGGCACGCCCTGGTCTTCCTTTAACTGGCGGCATATTATACCGGGTCTCAGCCAATGGTTTACCGTCTACTATTATGATCTGCCCGGCTACGGATTATCAGAAAAAGGGGAGAATGTTTCACTCGGCATACAGAATCAAGTCCTTCACGAGCTGCTTACCCATTGGAAAATGGAAAACCCTGTTATGATCGGTCATGATTTTGGAGGAACAACTGTGCTCCGCACCCATTTATTAAACAATTGGCCATTTAAGAAAATGATACTCATAGATCCAGTTGCTGTCGGACCATGGGGCTCCCCCTTCTTTTCTCATGTAAACGAGTATGAGAAGGCATTCCGCGGGATTCCTTCCTACATTCATGATTCGATCGTCTCTGCTTATGTGCAGAGTGCGATGTTTAAGGAGATGAACGCAGAGACGCTTAGCGGCATTAAAGCTCCTTGGTCAGGAAAAGAAGGACAGGCTGCTTTCTACCGGCAGATTGCCCAGGCAGACCAAACATTCACAGATGAAATAGAAGAAAGCTATCCTCACATCCAGGTGCCGGCTTTATTAATCTGGGGAGAGGAGGATACTTGGATTCCGATAGAGAAAGGCAGACAGCTGCATCAGGCGATCCCGGACTCGCTCTTTATTTCTGTGCCGGAAGCAGGTCACTTAGTACAGGAGGACCAGCCTGCCACTTTACTCGCTCACCTGCTCCGTTTCGCTTCGTCTTAA
- a CDS encoding MIP/aquaporin family protein, translating into MSVYIAEIIGTMILIIFGGGVVANVNLEKSKAQGGGWIVVAFGWGFAVAMAVYAVGQYSGAHINPAVTLGFASVGEFDWALVPGYIASQVFGAMIGGMIVYAHFKDHFKETPDANVKLGVFSTDPAIPNRFSNFLTEFIGTAVLVGGLLSIGANEFTEGLNPLIVGFLITAIGLSLGGPTGYAINPARDLGPRIAHMLLPIPGKRDSNWGYALIPIFGPIFGGIFGAMMYRSFFLEEGFTAFGVFTGVTIVVLAALRFTTKRHEPMAGNPDVEN; encoded by the coding sequence ATGTCGGTGTATATTGCAGAGATTATTGGGACGATGATACTGATCATTTTCGGCGGCGGTGTAGTAGCAAACGTCAATTTGGAAAAATCAAAAGCTCAGGGAGGCGGCTGGATCGTGGTCGCTTTCGGGTGGGGGTTTGCCGTAGCAATGGCGGTCTATGCGGTTGGTCAGTACTCCGGGGCCCACATCAATCCGGCCGTGACGCTTGGGTTTGCCTCTGTAGGGGAGTTTGACTGGGCCCTCGTACCGGGCTATATCGCCTCCCAGGTTTTCGGTGCGATGATCGGCGGTATGATCGTCTATGCCCATTTTAAGGATCATTTCAAAGAAACCCCCGATGCTAATGTAAAGCTGGGGGTCTTCTCGACAGATCCGGCGATTCCAAACCGGTTCTCCAATTTTTTGACGGAATTTATCGGAACCGCTGTCCTTGTCGGCGGACTGCTCAGCATCGGTGCCAACGAATTTACGGAAGGGCTGAATCCGCTGATCGTCGGTTTTCTGATTACCGCGATTGGACTTTCACTCGGGGGACCGACGGGCTATGCCATCAACCCGGCTCGTGACCTCGGTCCGCGGATTGCCCACATGCTCCTGCCCATCCCCGGCAAGCGCGATTCCAACTGGGGATACGCACTGATTCCTATCTTCGGTCCGATCTTCGGAGGGATTTTCGGTGCTATGATGTACCGCTCTTTCTTCCTCGAAGAAGGGTTTACGGCTTTCGGTGTTTTTACAGGCGTTACGATCGTCGTTCTCGCTGCTCTGCGTTTCACGACGAAGCGGCATGAGCCGATGGCTGGTAATCCGGATGTGGAAAACTAA
- a CDS encoding Fe(3+) ABC transporter substrate-binding protein, with protein sequence MKKYRKVFLFSVAAPMLFTIAACGSNDGAEENDGASENTSGNEASNEEASGEENAEADEEASEENADTEETANEENAADGDAGEVNLYTSRHYDTDRDLYDQFTEETGIEVNVIEGEGDELIERINIEGESTEADVFITADAGNLYTAKENELLQEVESETLTENVPENLRDVDNQWFGLTKRARVIVYNEETVDPEDLSTYEALTEPEWEDSIAVRSSDNMYNISLLSSLIEINGEEEAEEWAQGIVDNMARDPQGGDRDQAKAIVAGEGDVAIMNTYYIGGMLESEDPEEQEVAESVGVFFPNQDTTGTHINISGAGVTNHSQNEENAQEFIEFLSGEDAQGSFAEANNEYPVNENVEWTELLESWGEFEEQDINLSVLGENQQEAIRIFDRVGWQ encoded by the coding sequence ATGAAAAAGTACAGGAAAGTGTTTTTATTCAGCGTAGCGGCTCCAATGTTATTTACAATAGCAGCATGCGGAAGTAATGACGGGGCGGAAGAGAACGACGGAGCTTCTGAGAATACCTCTGGCAATGAAGCGTCCAACGAAGAAGCATCCGGTGAAGAAAATGCAGAAGCGGATGAAGAAGCAAGCGAAGAGAATGCAGACACGGAAGAAACAGCCAATGAAGAGAATGCAGCAGATGGTGACGCAGGGGAAGTGAATCTTTATACGAGCCGTCACTATGACACCGACCGGGATTTATACGATCAGTTCACAGAAGAAACCGGCATTGAAGTCAACGTCATTGAAGGCGAAGGCGATGAACTGATTGAGCGTATCAATATAGAAGGCGAAAGTACAGAAGCTGATGTCTTCATCACTGCGGATGCGGGAAATCTCTACACAGCAAAAGAAAATGAATTACTGCAGGAAGTGGAGAGTGAGACACTGACCGAAAATGTACCGGAAAATCTTCGTGATGTTGATAATCAGTGGTTCGGCCTCACGAAACGTGCCCGCGTTATCGTTTATAATGAAGAAACGGTGGATCCGGAAGATTTAAGTACGTATGAAGCTCTTACAGAACCGGAGTGGGAAGACAGCATAGCGGTTCGTTCATCAGACAATATGTATAATATTTCGCTGCTTTCTTCTTTAATTGAGATAAATGGAGAAGAAGAAGCAGAAGAATGGGCGCAGGGTATCGTAGACAATATGGCAAGAGATCCTCAGGGAGGGGATCGTGACCAGGCAAAAGCGATTGTAGCTGGTGAAGGTGACGTTGCCATTATGAATACTTATTATATCGGCGGTATGCTCGAATCAGAAGATCCTGAAGAGCAGGAAGTAGCAGAATCTGTCGGCGTATTCTTCCCTAACCAGGATACAACAGGAACACATATTAACATCAGTGGTGCCGGCGTAACGAACCATTCACAAAACGAAGAAAATGCTCAGGAATTTATTGAATTTCTTTCAGGTGAAGATGCCCAGGGAAGTTTTGCTGAAGCAAATAACGAATACCCTGTAAATGAAAACGTGGAGTGGACCGAGCTTCTGGAATCATGGGGTGAATTCGAAGAACAGGATATTAACTTATCTGTACTAGGTGAAAACCAGCAGGAAGCGATCCGTATATTCGACCGTGTCGGCTGGCAGTAA